A window from Citrus sinensis cultivar Valencia sweet orange chromosome 3, DVS_A1.0, whole genome shotgun sequence encodes these proteins:
- the LOC127900683 gene encoding uncharacterized protein LOC127900683, with translation MVDALANGALLSKSYTEAYEILERIANNNYQWPSARQPVAKGSTGVHSIDAITALSAQVTSLTNMVKAMAAAPATVNNQNQNAPALKGLSKNTQPQLPGFHQQRQGQKHINQDPITSLEVLIKEYIAKNEAIVQSQAVSLRNLENQMGQLATAMSSRTQGSLPSNTEDPRRESKEHCKVISLRSEKHVDTPVKTSHQDSDARDPATATAKEIQPDLAEKEVTIPIATTCTNLNKQRWVTPESNPQFRHPPPFPQRFQKQKQDKQFSKFLEVLKQLHINIPFVEALEQMPNYVKFLKDILARKRRLGEFKTVALTQESSHMLQSKIPTKLKDLGSFTIPCFIGNMYAGRALCDLGASINLMPLSVFKQLGMGECRPTIITLQLAERSHAYPEGKIEDVLVKVDKFIFPVDFIVLDFEADKEVPIILGRPFLATGKTLIAVQKGELAMRVNDQ, from the exons ATGGTGGATGCGTTAGCAAATGGGGCTCTGTTATCCAAATCATACActgaagcttatgaaattttggagagaatTGCCAATAATAATTACCAATGGCCTTCAGCTAGGCAACCAGTAGCCAAAGGATCAACAGGGGTACACAGCATTGATGCAATTACAGCCCTATCAGCTCAAGTAACTTCATTGACTAACATGGTAAAAGCCATGGCAGCTGCTCCAGCAACAGTAAA CAATCAGAATCAAAATGCTCCAGCATTGAAAGGACTAAGTAAAAACACACAGCCACAACTACCTGGTTTTCATCAACAGAGGCAAGGGCAAAAGCATATCAATCAGGATCCAATCACTTCATTGGAAGTATTAATCAAGGAGTACATtgcaaagaatgaagcaattgtgcaGAGTCAAGCTGTGTCCTTGAGGAACCTTGAAAATCAAATGGGACAATTAGCTACAGCAATGAGCAGCAGAACTCAAGGAAGCTTACCTAGCAACACAGAAGATCCTAGGAGAGAGAGCAAAGAACACTGCAAAGTGATTAGTCTGAGATCTGAAAAGCATGTTGATACCCCAGTTAAG ACTTCACATCAAGACTCTGATGCTAGGGATCCAGCTACAGCAACTGCAAAAGAAATTCAACCAGATCTTGCTGAAAAAGAAGTTACAATACCAATAGCCACAACCTGCACCAACTTAAACAAACAGAGGTGGGTAACTCCTGAATCTAACCCGCAGTTTAGACATCCACCACCCTTCCCTCAAAGGTtccagaagcaaaaacaagacaagcagTTCAGTAAATTTCTGGAAGTGCTGAAGCAATTGCATATAAACAtaccttttgtggaagctttagagcaaatgccaaattatgtgaaatttctgAAAGATATCTTGGCACGAAAGAGAAGGCTTGGAGAATTTAAAACTGTTGCCCTAACACAGGAAAGCAGCCATATGCTTCAGAGTAAAATTCCCACAAAATTGAAAGATCTAGGGAGTTTTACAATACCCTGCTTTATAGGGAATATGTATGCTGGTAGAGCACTTTGTGATCTGGGAGCTAGTATTAACTTGATGCCATTATCTGTGTTTAAGCAGCTTGGAATGGGGGAGTGCAGACCAACAATTATCACTCTGCAATTGGCTGAAAGATCTCATGCATATCCTGAAGGAAAGATAGAGGATGTACTGGTGAAGGttgacaaattcatttttccagTGGATTTCATTGTGTTGGACTTTGAAGCTGATAAAGAGGTGCCCATTATACTTGGCAGACCATTTTTAGCAACTGGAAAAACTCTAATAGCTGTGCAGAAAGGAGAACTGGCCATGAGAGTGAATGATCAATAA